One segment of Primulina tabacum isolate GXHZ01 chromosome 6, ASM2559414v2, whole genome shotgun sequence DNA contains the following:
- the LOC142549440 gene encoding uncharacterized protein LOC142549440, translated as MAEREKTTEYERRRLENMKRNGEMLSALKIHSRVNELSAAAKRQRAQCKSYKSSPTKKPKIETPVVLRRSLRKRGVPPDASTAGGLKYDNDDDNQTKKIPKLKTTATSTNSIYEPVPLAMRDTCTSDNSSDRTLVSTILRCSEKSLLRESDEFPGDSIETLRRSKPFEQLKGWKRVYSSVRVDALKLEQENIARVVTGKILNFRFFPTFDMQMVVVGNKYGNIGFWNVGAKEEDDGGIYVYHPHSGPISGIVIDPFSISKLYSSCYDGFVRLLDVEKEVFDMVYASEYSIYSMALNPHDNKSLYFSEGRGGIKIWDLRAAKSASSCDLHEDRINTIDFNLENSNLMATSCKDGTACIWDLRLLSADEPKPLQTIKHKRAIQSAYFSPTGKCLATTSMDNTVGLFSGPNYKDTSMVFHYNQTGRWISTFRGIWGWDDSYVFIGNMKRGIDVISVASEKIVTTLESELVSAISCRFDAHPCNVGMLAGATSGGQVYIWTLS; from the exons GGAGACGACTGGAGAACATGAAGCGCAACGGCGAGATGTTGTCGGCACTTAAGATTCACTCTAGAGTGAACGAACTCTCCGCCGCCGCCAAACGCCAAAG AGCTCAGTGTAAATCTTATAAAAGCAGTCCGACAAAGAAACCAAAAATCGAAACCCCTGTGGTGCTACGACGGTCTTTGAGGAAACGTGGAGTGCCTCCTGACGCATCTACTGCTGGTGGCTTGAAATATGATAACGATGACGACAATCAGACGAAGAAAATTCCGAAATTGAAAACTACCGCCACATCTACAAATTCCATTTATGAACCAGTCCCCCTTGCAATGAGAGATACATGCACCAGTGATAATTCCTCAGACAGGACACTTGTTTCAACCATTTTAAGATGCTCTGAAAAATCCCTTTTGCGTGAGAGTGATGAATTTCCCGGTGATTCCATTGAAACTTTGAGGAGAAGCAAACCATTTGAGCAGCTAAAGGGGTGGAAAAGGGTGTACAGTTCAGTTCGTGTAGATGCCCTGAAATTGGAGCAAGAGAATATAGCAAGGGTGGTGACtgggaaaattttgaattttaggtTTTTCCCAACTTTTGATATGCAAATGGTTGTGGTAGGGAACAAGTATGGCAATATCGGGTTTTGGAATGTCGGAGCAAAAGAAGAAGATGATGGGGGCATTTATGTTTACCACCCACATTCGGGACCAATTTCCGGTATTGTGATAGATCCATTTTCCATATCGAAG TTGTACAGTTCTTGCTATGATGGGTTTGTGCGGTTATTAGATGTTGAGAAAGAGGTGTTTGATATGGTTTATGCCAGTGAATACTCTATATACTCAATGGCCCTAAATCCACACGACAACAAGTCCTTATACTTTAGTGAAGGCAGAGGAGGAATCAAGATATGGGATTTGAGAGCAGCAAAATCCGCGTCTTCATGTGATTTGCATGAAGATAGGATTAACACCATAGACTTTAACTTAGAAAACAGTAATCTCATGGCTACGAGCTGCAAAGATGGCACTGCTTGCATTTGGGATTTGAGACTCTTGAGTGCAGATGAACCAAAGCCCCTGCAGACTATTAAGCATAAAAGAGCCATACAATCTGCTTACTTTTCACCAACTGGGAAGTGTCTGGCAACTACAAG CATGGATAACACTGTTGGCTTATTTAGTGGTCCAAATTACAAGGACACATCTATGGTTTTTCATTATAACCAAACAGGAAGATGGATTTCCACATTTAG aggtatatgggGTTGGGATGACTCATATGTCTTCATTGGTAATATGAAGAGAGGAATTGATGTCATCTCTGTTGCCAGTGAAAAAATTGTCACTACCTTGGAAAGTGAACTGGTTTCTGCTATTTCATGCCGTTTTGATGCCCATCCGTGCAACGTTGGGATGCTTGCCGGGGCTACAAGTGGAGGCCAGGTTTACATTTGGACTCTGTCGTAG